DNA sequence from the Odontesthes bonariensis isolate fOdoBon6 chromosome 18, fOdoBon6.hap1, whole genome shotgun sequence genome:
TAATTTACTTAGGTAATGCTGCCTTTTTCTAATGCAGATCAGGGAATAGTGGTCGTTTGGGCATTCAACTGTATCGTTGGGGTTCATTTGGACATCTAAATGACAACTACTTCTTAATCTCCCCCAAAAGAAAAGGGGTAACATACCTCAAGGATCAAGAGGGGAAATTAGGATTGGGCCACAGAGTATTTTCAAAATTGTCATTTGGATGTTTAGGGTGTTTTGACTGATTCTGGAGTCAAACACACCCACTGTTAACCAGCAGTGGctgcttttatttatatatatatatatatatatatatatatatatatatatatatatatataaaaaaagcaaactgtACCTCTTGAAGGCCTGAAAACAAGCCGTCAGCTGGTACAGCTGCGTCCTCTCTTGGGCCTGCACTCGACCGTGGAGGAACTGACAAACTCTGTCCATCTCCTCATCGCTCAGATCGCCAAAGGAACGGAAGTAGAAAGACGGGGAGGAAAACTCGACAAGCACACCGCTTCGTCCACCGGCTGAAAAACAAGTGCTTCAGAAATAAGAGAAATTTCGGGATGATATGCGGCACAGTCCCCACTCTGGATTTAAAACTGGGGGCTTCCAAGAGCTGAGCATGCGGAAGAGGTAAACACACAAGTCATCAGATTGTAAAAAGCTTTGATTAACTCTTCATAATAAACAGCAATTTGCTCCTTGTTTCTGTACTTTAAATCTTTAGAATAGTAAGGGTACCGTGGCAGGAAATCTATCACAATGGGTCTAAACTTATCTTGAGACAATCAATGACACCAAATGGAAGAAGGGCAAACCGTGTTAATACTTTATAAATTCCAGTTTCACTCATGGACAAACCTCTGCCTGTGCTCCCCTGCAGCTGTCTGAGTCCTCTCTTCACGAGGGGGAGCTGCCATCCCATAGTGTCCGCTACCTCGACGACATCAAACTCCAGCTGATCACAGCTCTCCACCCGTTGGCCTGCCATCCTCCTCCTGGCCAACACCACAGCAATCGGAGGGCAGCTGCGGGAAAGACGAGagacaaaatacaacaaacctTAACACAAACGCAGCATTCGTGCCAAAATATCACAACACTGATGTGCTTTTCTTACATTTTAATGATTTTCTGGAGTTGTTTCGGTCCGTCGTAGCAGCTGACTTTACACACAGAGAGGGTCGGGTGGAGAAGCTCGACGAAGCGCTGTGGATGCAGCTCCAGGTAGCAGAGCAGCGTTTCCACACCTGAAACGCACACACCCACCCTAAATGTCTTTCtgcaaatacatttattttaaccCGCCCCATGTTGCTTGTTGCTGGAAGCTGAAAATCCAAGTATGTTAATACAGCGAGTACTTTTTAAAACACTTACATGTGCAAATCAATCTATGAGTGCAGTAATATTCTTTGCTTTATTTATTCTGCTCACCTTCCTCTGTGATGTCCAGAGCCTCGACAGTCTCTTGTATGGGAATCGCTCTTTCGTGAGTGTGACACACTCGTTCCTCGGGCCAATCGTCGCCCTCCACTTTCTGGTCAGCTCCCTCGTCTCCAACTGTCACGCCCTCTTTTGTGTCGTCGtcccctttcttttcctttctttcaccTTTATCCTCTTGAAGTGAATCCTCGGCCGACTCGAGTTCTGACATCTTGGATCCAAAACCAGCTCGTTGAATTGACTTTTGAATTGAAAATTTGATATAGAAATGGTTGAGAACACCAACATGAAGAGGAGTTGAACGTATCAAAACGGGCAAACGTATGACAGTAATTTTAAACCCGTTCGGTTTAATAATGGGTTAAAACAATAGGCAGCGAAAGGACTCACAACATGGAGCACTGAGGAGAAAGAGGGAGGACAGAAGATGTttcagaaaatgaaagaaaaatctgGATTTTGCAACTATGAATTCTTTAGATGTTTACCAGCACAACATGAATATACTGAGGAAATTGTGAGAATTCGCCCTATGGATGATAACGCAAcgataaaaataattaattaatagaTACTCAACTGatcataaaggaaaaaaatatgggAAAATGCCCATTAAATAAGGATTGAGAAATATGTCTAAATGTAGTCTAAGTTACTGGTCCCTGTTCAGATAACTTTATACAATgtgttggaaaaacaaaaagactttaaAACTTCCAGTAACGTGTTCAGGCTGAACAGAAATAATATTTGTCCTGCTATAGACTGAAGCCATTTGAAGAGGGACCCATCTTATGTCACTGGGagagtttttctcttttctcttcgAGTCTCTTTAATATAAGATCTGTAGAACAAAGTCAAAGTTAATCCAATGAGACGCACAAGTCATGTTAGTCTGTgctaatttttttccactttgcccTGTTGTCTCGGTCATGACTGCACTTAGCTTTCTTTTGTTAAAAGATAAATCCAGTTTACCTCTTTATTAACCTGAGCAGCAGTGGATTCTGGTCTGTCTGCATGTGCATCATCTTGCTGAGTAGAACGGTTGAGTTTGCTCTCCTGATCACACacatccatcatctccatcagcTCAGAGTCCTCAACATCCTGCACCAAAACAgattcatgcttttttttttttttttctaactttagAGGAAATGTTGCAACAACATGTGGATCCCAAACACTCCCGAACTGAAAGGTTACCTTCCAGAGTTCTTGTTGTTTCTGGTGTATCTTCTTGCATTTGCATGCAGGGAAAACTTTCTGGACCAGTCTTTTGACTGTATAGTAATCCACGGTGTCTGCATAAATATGGCGGCGCAGCTCATGGAGGTCCCCGCCCTACGattatccacacacacacacacacacacacacacacacacacacacacacacacacacacacacacacacacacacacacacacacacacacacattaatgaCATCAATAAGAAATACGGAAGCAGAGAGCCTCACAACGAGAAAATTAAAACAGACTGAAGCAGAAAATACTGATGGCCAAATATCTGAAAAGACTGTATCAACATTAACACAATACATACATCCCATATTTTCTTTCAATCTATCGGTATTTACAGTATGGAGAATTATCAACATCACTGGAATAAAGTGACTATAGACACTGTACAAGGCAGTGCAACATGGGCAAAGAGGGGGGCCAATGGCTTCTTTGGATAAAGAATCCAGAACCGCTTTTACTTTTATgcaattaaaaagaaatgaaaacgtCGATACGTTTAATAAATGTTACAAACTATTAGGTTGATTTATTGTCTTGCTACGTCTTACGTCGGGGTTCAGGAAAAGGTGGCAGTGAGCAGGTTCTCCATCTCTCCCTGCCCTCCCGATCTCCTGTACGTAGCTCTCAAAGCTCTGAAAAAAAGCGTGTCAAtttaaccatttttttttaagttaggCCTAGAAGAaactaactaaaaaaaaacagtgattgTAAGGAGGTGAGAAGAAGGTTTATGGTAACAGTTAGAAAATgtctctttctgtttgtttagaGTCGACTTGAGCTCACAAACAAATAAGAAAAGTGAAAATATTTCATTCAATTTGGAGACTTAATATAAATTAAGCCACATATCAAACCCACCTTTGGCATGTTGTAGTGAATGATACCACGAACGTCAGATTTATCCAAGCCCATGCCAAATGCCACAGTGGCCACAACAATTCTGAGCTCCCCACACATGAAGTTGTTCTGGACACGTCGACGCTCTGACCCCGACAGGCCGGCGTGGTACGGCTCAGCCTGCCATTTCAGCGGCTTACGGATCTTCTTTCGTGCTGAATATGGAAAGAGAGCAGGCAGGATAAACAGGATATTgtagaaaccagagagaaaatCTGAGTCAGAGAGACGGAGGATGAAAATATTCAgtgcagcagcagctttcttcaGTGATATTTGACAGATTTTCAATTGCTGTAACATTAGATTTCAGCCTTTTCCCAAACATGTTCATCGCTGTTGTTCTCACACGTGTTCGAGCAAAATAAAAGCAGCtttttaataaaagaaaaacacttacccagttctttctttctctgtccAACAGGATTGCTTTGAATCTGGCTGGTGCCAttcgtctgttttttttctttcaccagCACCCCCTGCAGGCACGTCCTGAGCAGCGCCGCCACACGAACCGTTTCCTCTCGCCTGGTGCAGTAGACAATGATGGAGTCCAGACAACCAAAACGATCCCCTTTCAGCAAGGAGACTAAAGcctagaaataaaaaaaagtgacaaagtAACGTGGAGAGAAAGGCGCAGGGTGTAGTGACAGTACATGCTCACGGGGCTTCTATAACTCTAAGAATGAAATAATCGGCCTTGCATAAGCAGCAACTTATCAGACCTGATCCTTTTCTTTATCCATGGACACAGACAGATTCAGGTTTGGAGGCACAGCTGCAGATCTCACAGCAATGCCCTCTTCGTCGCTGATGTCCAAATGCTGAGCGATGTCCAGCGCTGTGGACAGTGTGGCGGTAGCCGTGAGTCCTAGCAAGCACTGCACTCCGAGACGCTCCCGTAGTACCTGCAAAGAAAACATTAAGTGTGTGCGTTTTGCTGCAGGAAGGAGCAGGGTGTGAGATTTAGTTCAATCTACTGGGGAAGCTGCAGACCGCAACCAGCAAAATACCTCTAGCCTAGCTTTTACCCTTCAAAAGCTCAAACCATTCACGGCTCCAAATATATTGCATCATTAACCCACCTTACACAGTCTTAAGTAGCAGGGTCTGAAGTTGTGTGACCACTCTGACACACAATGAGCTTCATCTATACAAGCAAAGGCCACAGGAGGCAGCTCCTGAGCCGAAGGCAGGCATCCTACACCGGAACCTCCTCCACCCACCAGGGCCTCCGGAGAGAGGAGCAACACACAAACTTGACCAGACTTCACCTTCAATAACAGAGGAATAGGAACACGGTTATTCTTTCAAAAAGCTTCAAAtgtgccaaaaaaagaaaactctaaGATCGCCAGAGCTGAATAAATACAACTAATAGAAGAAAGACGCCGACAAACAAGCTGCTTTAAGTTTGAATCGGTCGAGCCGTTGCTGATACTCGAACAGCTTCCTGCCTGTGTGTTTGTTACCTTTTCTATCGCGGCTTCTCTCTGTTTCATCGTCATATTAGAGTGGATGCAGGCAGCCTTCAGCTTGGTCGGCAGGCCAGAcagctaaacacacacagaaaaggtgCTCAAAACTGCTTCACTGCTCAGTTAATTGCTCTTTATCCACCTTCAAGGATCATAGTGTTTACCTGGTCGTCCATTAAGGAAACGAGAGGTGAAATGACCAAAGTGATGCATTTGGATTGCTGAGCATATAAGTAGGCTGGGAGCTGGTAGCACAACGATTTACCCATTCCAGTTGACAGCACGACAAGGGTAGAGAGACCTAAAGATAAAGAGTGAAACGTGTCCAAGAAGCTTTTAGATAAGCAGATGTTTGCAGCTGTATTAGCTTATGTGAGTGTGCTCGACCTACCTGACAGGATCCTCATGATGGCTTCTTCTTGTCCTGGTCTGAAAGACTCATAGCCAAGATCTCTTAGAGCAGTGTGGACTTCATCAGGCGTCTCTGCACACAgacgcagaaaaaaaaagtcgatTTAATAGCAAATATTATGTCATTAACATGCATTAACAGTAGTGTTTAGTTGGAGGAAAAGTATTTATAGCGTTTACCCTGGACTTTCCCATCATCCGTGAGATGATAAAGCGGTTTCATGGGTGGTGGAGGAGGCGGGCGTTCATAGTCAGGACGAATCACGTTCAGCAACATCTCATCTTTATTGTCGCTGTCCACTTCCTTTTCTTGTGGGTGTTGCTCGTTGTTGACACTTGGAAATGCtggaacacaaaaaaacacaaagctcACTTTCTCGCATGAGAGCCCTCTGGGTGACCCATTCATTTGAAACGGATATCCGATCACATCTGCCCCTACACTGCCTCCACCTTTCACCGCCAATTAGCATCTTCTGTAGAAATAGTACCAAATAAAACACACGGCACCCAAAGTAGGCATCATAAACGTTCAAGTGTGTAATTCAAGGCAATCACAGGTAACAACAGCTGACGCCAATTAAATTAAGAATCTCTTACTCAAGATTTCCTGCTGTTGAAAGGTGAAAAGATGTCAAAGCTGCATGTTACACTCAAGCAAGAAACGACACGTGCTGTACACTTGTGTTAAAAGAAATGTGACTTATTGTTATGAACATGAAGTTGAAATAGAAAGCAGTAAAAGAAACACCAAGTTCAACAAGCGCACCCAGCGGCTGAGGTCCCAAAGTTCCTGTCGCCCTGGCAACATCCTCCAGGGTGGGTAGCTCAAAGGGCTCCTCCTCAGCAGGCTGATCATCAGggacaggaggtggaggagctACAAAACAGAAGAGCGTTCATacgttacttttttttttaacaaacattAAGTAGCATCTTTCCTCCCTTGATTTGTTTCCGAAGGACATAGAAAAGCAGAGCATCCAGCTGAATTTCAGAACAGGAAACGTACACCTGATTCCTCTAAAAGAAATCAGTTGGTTTGTAAGCGTGCTGATCAGTCACCTCGTCCCTTGCAGTCGATAGCCCAGTGTCCGGTCCCTCCACACTTGTAGCAGGTGTCTCCTTGGCGACTGAAGCCCCCTCTGAAGCCCCCTCTGAAGCCACCCCTCCGCCCTCTGCCAAAAtatccacctcctccaccaaaCCGCTCTCCTTTCAGCTGAAACTTTTGCATGTACAACTGAAAGACACATGCACGATAAGTGAAAACCTAGTTTTACTACTCTGGATGCATCTGGTTTTATGGTCAGTCACGCTGAACAGGATGCATGCACGGTATACCTGAGACAAAGATTAAACAAACTAACGAGGGCACACAATGACAAACACAGTCACTCACACAGAAAACTTACCTGTTTGCGTAAGCCAATCCCTCTTAGTGCGTATCCTTTGACATGAGATTTGGTCTTCAGATTTATCTTCACAAAGTTGCCCTCTGCACCTCTTGTTACcatgtcaaaataaaaacaaagttaatTACACAGGCTCCAAGCAGACATCTTTTTAACACCACCACGGCATATTTGGTCTTACCCGCCTCTGACGGGCTTCGTTCGTCTTATCCTGGTCGATCCAAATTCCTCCTCTATTTCTCCAAACAAGTTCTCTTGAGGAGCCTTAACAGGTATTTTGTCAATTAATTTACACTTCAAACAGACTATAGTATGACTTGAAATATAATGCAAATCACCTCTTACCTTTTTTGGTAGCTTGGGTTCTTTTCcctcttcaccatcttcttcatcctctccttttttcttggctctctttttcttcttctctcctcctccatcagttgagctctcctctttctttttacCATTCCTCCGCCTCTTTTTAACCCCTGCCTCTTCTGTAATATCTCCCTCTGTGTCATCCAcctccctctccctcttcctccctctcttctttGTACCTTTGGATACTGAATTACTCTCATTGCCGTCGTCTGGTGTAACAGCTGGCGTTGCTTCTATCTCCTTTACAtcctttcttttattcattcctTTCCCCGTGTGCCGTCGGGCAGATTTTGGTGCATTTTCACGAACAATTTCATCACTTTTGATGCTTTCAAACCCTTCCTCTCTCCTACAGTCTGGAGCAGCCTTTATTTCTCCTTCTacatttttctcttcctctcctgctctttgatctatttctatttcttcctgtttttccgCTTGCTTCACTTTTACTTCCTGGTTACCTGCTCCAGGCTGTTCCTCAGCTTCCATTTCTCCAAACACCTGACACCTCTCTAGCCACATTGTGTCAACACAGCTCAGCCTGCTGGCAGGAGAAGGCCGTGCTACCATTCCCCCTCTAAATCCTACGCCTAAAAATGGTGAATTACCTTTAAAGCCAGCTAAAGTTACAGAGTCAACACTCCTATGTGGAGTTTCTAATTTGTCAGAAATGCCTTTTTTGTCTCCTAAAATGATAGTACCTTCATCTATCTTTCTTGCGGCCTCGGCATCTCCTGTCGAATTTCGGACAGTACGTTGAGGAGataaagacgacaacagggcagaAGGTCTCGTTGgagaagaagctgaagaagtgGGACTGAACTGAGAACTAATGTCTTTACTATCAGCGCTGCAACTTCTAACAGCGGCAGCAGGCTCAGCTTCAACCGGTTTAAACTGCTCATCTGGCTCCTCTGGTTGGAGTGTCTTTAAAGACGGGGACCCGAGGCACGGCTTCATTCTGGGAGaaagacaacaacaacacgGACTGACAAATTAACACTGCGTCACTCTGTTCAAGAgtttaaacagctgtttgatgtTTGACAAAAtttaagagaaaataaaaaacgcaaaatccaaaagatATGAGATGTACATATCCAGTCAAGATGAGGGGTTGCCAAACTTTTCAGCTTCTGATGAACAAAATATAAGGGAGACTTGGAAACCTCCCTATTGCTGGTTAatgtttaaaaacaacacaaatggcTCCAACAACCATATTACCACTTTTATCTTTTGTAACATTTATGACAATTATTTTTTCTCTGGAGATCGCCTCCAGACCCTCCCCACCACTTGCTGTTTCATCATGACCCCGAGTGAAGGTCACTGCCCCACTTTGGGAACCACTAATCTAGCAGGAGAATGACACGGTCACTGTTGGATATTCAGAAAGCAGAGTGGCCACTGAACAATCCCACAATGACTGATAAAACCCAGTTAATAGCGCAAAACATAAAACTACTGAACTTAAATGAACATTCAACACTAACGTGTGTGCACTGTGTCACCGAGCCCAAGTAGATCTATTCTGCAACGCAGTCGTTGCAGCACTCATTTGATTTTTACTGACCTCATCAGAAAACCAACAGCCAGTTCGGAGAGATAACCTGACGATAATAATTGTGCAGATATGGCAAATAACTGGCTGCTGAATTAAATGCTGCATCACTAAAGTGTCCCACAGGAAAGCAGAAACCCCTGCAGTAATTATGGGAAGCTTGATTTTAATAAAGCTAATCAAAATGGTTGCAAAGCATCTTAGCtataaaaaagaaatctgtgtgcagctcgtgttttttttttttacaaaagcagATGTTCTTCTGTGAATAACTAATAATATGTGGTTAACATGAAGGATTTCGGACTGACGCCCTGTCCatggtgtaccccgcctctcgcccggtgaccgctgggataggctccagcccccccgttaCCCGACCGACGGAatcagcaggtatagaaaagggatggatggatggatgaaggattTCTCCTTTTATTTACCTTGAGGAGAAAAGGGTGGATTCCTGGTCAGTGAGTCTGGCCTTGGCAGCAGCTGCAGTTGAACTGGGACTGTTCGTTTTTACGGTTTGTTCATCCTTCCAAGAGTTCAGAGGTCGTCGACCAGCAGGGTACGACTTCTTCAGCGAAACAGGTCTCTCCTTTAATGAAAATGAAGGCAAAAGAACAATAACCAAAAATGAGTGTTTATTTCTGAGATCAGCtgtttttaagtttgttttttttcctccccctaTAATGGCTGAACTCAGGCATTCGTGATCCTTACTTTACCGAGTGAAGTCAGGTTGTTCTTGAGCTTTAGTCCATAATATTGGGAAGAAGCAAACAGACCATCTCTGTCCTGGGATGTCAGTCTGGGAGAAGGCACTGGCATTGCTTTGCGATTCAGATGGGCACCCCAACAATCTGACTCCTAAATCAACACAAGGGCATGGACAGAAAATAAATGGTTAAACTCAAGATTAAGCACTGGCAGCAAATGGGGAAACACATCAAGGGAAACTTCAGGATATTAAATCTACTAACTATGTGAAAGCAATAACAGAGTAACAAACTGTCTTTAGGACCTTCTGCGTAGTGTTGATCTCAGCTGTGTCTGGGGCTTGAAGTTGACTTTTAGCTGCATCACTGCTGGTGTTTTCTTTGGCTTGTTTCAAACTGCGGTACTCCTTATACAACTCTGCAAAGTGGACACACAAAGTCATTTTCTTCTCTACCTAAACAGATTGTTCGTGCTGCCTGTTTATCAGCACAACAAACTTTGATCAGTACTCACTCCTCGTCTCCTCTGGAGCCTGATCAATGTCCTCCTGGGAATTACAAAGCTTTATTAAACTTTTAAGAAAAGATTACATCAAGTCACACTGTAACACAAGATGTAACGTGTTTAATAAGTGCAGTTTGTTATCTTTTTTGCAAGCTAACTACGTAACGTTTAAATCACCTTGTTAGGTTTCCTCTGGTGCTGTTTGACAAACCCCTGCTCCCAACTTTTCAGCAGAAGTTTCACCTCGTTGTAGCGATCCATGATGACCACAGGCTTTATAAGTTGGTTCAACTGTTTGACTTTACATTAAAACCGCACACCATTTCAGTCAGTCAGGCGAAAGCTTACAAACGCGACTTTACAGATCGCATTTCTCAGAAATGAGCGGGTTTTGTTAGTATTAATATATTGCGTTCGTCAATCTTTTTACTAATGATCATCTCTACAATATGAGCAGACGAAAACAGGTTATGTTTGGTGGCGTATTGCTGCTTTCAGAGCCACAGCGGAAGCGCCGTGTGTTGTTTATGATTTTCCCGCGCCGGAAATGACAGCGTGTGTTGCCATGTTCCCTCCTGTATCCCCCGATCTCACAAAACACAGTTTACTAGATAATCACGCCGATTTGTTTCAAGATTTACCCATTAAGTAAACATGAGAATACGTGGGTGACATTTATATGAAACCAATAGTAGTTAGAATagtttttaaacacatttttttctaGCATGACatcattaaaacaaaacaaagaaaggcACTTCGTTTAAGGACCAACCGGCCGGCTTAGATTAgagtaccaaaaaaaaaaagcactgtcagtttttgttatTAGCAGCGTACTTTGCATTATTAGAAGCATATGTTTATTAAGTAATTACATGACATGCATAAATACGACTATGAAACAAAGAAATAGGAAACTCATtcactgttttgttttctaaattacCCTTTTTAAAGGctaaattgtatttatttcacaGAACTTTCACCTTGTAATGTAATGCTGGGTCTTTCTTTTTCGATTGGTTATATTCAAATAAAGTGTTTGTTCAGTGTTAGTTTAGCTCACCCCATGAATTCTAAAAAGGTTTATATAGGCGGTTTTATGCAGTCTAATGGCTCAATCCTGTTTCTAATATATCTTgcccttttattttatttttcttgtatgTAGTATTAAACACCAATATGTGAAAAACAATACTTACAAAGATCAAAAAGAGGAATAACAACCCGTAGCATAAACACAGCTTTTGTATGAACAGACTTAACAGACTTTGAAGGAAGCTTTCATCCTTTTAAGAACTAAACTCAAATGAAGCAGGCTGGTTATTCAAAATCAGTTGTGCTTATTAGAAATCTGTCTAAGTGTAACATAATAGTTTCACATAACAACTTTGGTTCTGTGCAGGACTTATGTTGGACTGGTGTTTTTACACAACATGGGTAGTTTTCCTGATACAGAGCAGGAAACACTATAATGACAGATCCTGCTTTTTGACCGTCTGTCATCACGAATGCCTCAGATGCCTCCGCTAACCAAGTTCCAGTTTTATCAAATGTCGTGATATTAAGGGAGATACAACAAGCAGATAAAAGatgcattgcattttattaacaGTTAACCTTCAGCCATTAATCAAACAGGACAACACAGcgtgacaaagaaaaaccctTTATTATTAGGAGTGTGTATAAAATTGTACCAAGACGATTATGGCTCCTATAGTGATGATGAACATATTTTTCATGATGGGATAACAGTTTATTCCAGCTGTGAAACCTCGTGGAAGTATGCCCCCAGCATCTTGGTTCCCTGAATGTAGTTTATTCTGAAAATTGAGAAATAAAACAGGATTTTGTTACTGAAAGCCTTTGCAAAAACTTGTATCTGCACTTCAATCATTACTAGCATTACCATAAAATCCATGTATGGGTGATAAATGCAgccatttttcttttcactgatttttaaaaacaagttaaacaGTAAAATATCAAACCTGTTGAGCTTTTCATTCTGGGAGTGAGCTCCATCATCGGAGGACCCGACAGGGAGCAGCATAACGTTGCGGCCCGTGGCCTCCTGGAAGGTGAGGGTGACGGGAATACTACCTCCCTCACGAGTCAGGTCAGGCTCAACTCCAAAGACTAAAGCACAGCAAGGTGGGGGAGACAGAACAGTCAATATGGGCAAAGAAATGCAACTAAATATTCAGTTTTCATCTGTGTACATCCAGAATGATTAACCGGGATGAAACTACAGATAAAGGAACatatcaaacaaaaaacaaactgtcATTTCACGCAAATGACGAGAGAGTTAAAACAATTTAGTTCCGTCAGTGGAAACAACTGATGAGTTTTTGCTCTTTTCTACCATCTGAACTACAGAAGTGGGATtacttgtcttttttcttttttttttttcttttcccaatGCAAACTGATGCTGCGGTCTGAAATCATCATTCAGCCTCTGTACCTGTCTTCATGGCCTTTCGACCCGCCATGTAGTGAGGGTGGTTGAAGTCAGAGACCCAGGCCTTGGCCCCGTGGCCCATGTACACTTTCAATTTGTTGGGGCTTCCCAGTTCAGCAAACTTCTTCTGCAGATGGGCAATTACCTTCAAAATTACAGAGCAAAGTATTAGTGGAAAAGAACAGACAGGTTTTAAGACACCTTTAACTGAACCAGACTTTTCAGAATCAAACTGATAAATGTCAGCTATCAATAATGAGACCTCAGGAAGCTTCAAATGCTACAGGGGAAAAAAGCCAGCAAGAAACGGAAGCTGGGCTCTATTATGTGTGAATCCAGTCTCAAACTAGGCTGGATCATATAACATCCCCATAGGAGAGGAAGGgatcattcatt
Encoded proteins:
- the recql4 gene encoding ATP-dependent DNA helicase Q4 isoform X1, with the protein product MPVPSPRLTSQDRDGLFASSQYYGLKLKNNLTSLGKERPVSLKKSYPAGRRPLNSWKDEQTVKTNSPSSTAAAAKARLTDQESTLFSSRMKPCLGSPSLKTLQPEEPDEQFKPVEAEPAAAVRSCSADSKDISSQFSPTSSASSPTRPSALLSSLSPQRTVRNSTGDAEAARKIDEGTIILGDKKGISDKLETPHRSVDSVTLAGFKGNSPFLGVGFRGGMVARPSPASRLSCVDTMWLERCQVFGEMEAEEQPGAGNQEVKVKQAEKQEEIEIDQRAGEEEKNVEGEIKAAPDCRREEGFESIKSDEIVRENAPKSARRHTGKGMNKRKDVKEIEATPAVTPDDGNESNSVSKGTKKRGRKREREVDDTEGDITEEAGVKKRRRNGKKKEESSTDGGGEKKKKRAKKKGEDEEDGEEGKEPKLPKKAPQENLFGEIEEEFGSTRIRRTKPVRGGGAEGNFVKINLKTKSHVKGYALRGIGLRKQLYMQKFQLKGERFGGGGGYFGRGRRGGFRGGFRGGFSRQGDTCYKCGGTGHWAIDCKGRAPPPPVPDDQPAEEEPFELPTLEDVARATGTLGPQPLAFPSVNNEQHPQEKEVDSDNKDEMLLNVIRPDYERPPPPPPMKPLYHLTDDGKVQETPDEVHTALRDLGYESFRPGQEEAIMRILSGLSTLVVLSTGMGKSLCYQLPAYLYAQQSKCITLVISPLVSLMDDQLSGLPTKLKAACIHSNMTMKQREAAIEKVKSGQVCVLLLSPEALVGGGGSGVGCLPSAQELPPVAFACIDEAHCVSEWSHNFRPCYLRLCKVLRERLGVQCLLGLTATATLSTALDIAQHLDISDEEGIAVRSAAVPPNLNLSVSMDKEKDQALVSLLKGDRFGCLDSIIVYCTRREETVRVAALLRTCLQGVLVKEKKQTNGTSQIQSNPVGQRKKELARKKIRKPLKWQAEPYHAGLSGSERRRVQNNFMCGELRIVVATVAFGMGLDKSDVRGIIHYNMPKSFESYVQEIGRAGRDGEPAHCHLFLNPDGGDLHELRRHIYADTVDYYTVKRLVQKVFPACKCKKIHQKQQELWKDVEDSELMEMMDVCDQESKLNRSTQQDDAHADRPESTAAQVNKESIQRAGFGSKMSELESAEDSLQEDKGERKEKKGDDDTKEGVTVGDEGADQKVEGDDWPEERVCHTHERAIPIQETVEALDITEEGVETLLCYLELHPQRFVELLHPTLSVCKVSCYDGPKQLQKIIKICPPIAVVLARRRMAGQRVESCDQLEFDVVEVADTMGWQLPLVKRGLRQLQGSTGRAGGRSGVLVEFSSPSFYFRSFGDLSDEEMDRVCQFLHGRVQAQERTQLYQLTACFQAFKSVAFPSATSCVDDLDENRSLQLKNLLSEYFDKRRNRDHALQPIDLDELEKYKLLDWENQIRADIRSFLSNRSDEKFSGRAVARIFHGIGSPCYPAQTYGKDRRYWRKYIQFDFNQLIRLATQEIIHFK